The region TGACCTGCCGGGAAACTTCGGACCACTCAATTCTTGAGAGTTTCCCCACGGTTCAGGTTTTTCCCATACTGCCGACAGAAATGTTCTGGCGTCATGTTGTTCAGGCTTGAATGCGGACGAATGGAGTTGTAGTGCCGCCTCCATTCCTCGATCACAACCCGCGCCTCGGACCGACACCGGAACCATTCCATCGACAGACACTCATCGCGAAATTTGCCGTTAAAACTCTCGTTCAAACCGTTCTGCCATGGCTTCCCAGGCTCAATCAGCGCCAGATCCAGAGACTCCTGAGCCGCCCATCTGAGCAGCGCCTTCGACACGAACTCCGGTCCGTTGTCAGAACGCAGGCTCAGAGGGGCTCCACGTTCGCTGATCAGGCGGGACAGCACCTCGATCACCCGGCCCGATCTGATGCTGCCGGCAACGTCTATAGCCAGGCATTCCCGCGTGTATTCGTCCACCACAGTCAGGCATTTGATCTGCTGACCATTGGCGCAGGCGTCATAGACAAAGTCGTACGCCCACAGTTCGTTTGCTCCCATCGGCAGTTGCGGTCTCGGGCGGGACGCCGCCACTCGTTTCCGAGGCCGCTTCCTGGGCACCTGCAACCCGGCCTTGGACCACAGGCGGAACGCCTTGTCGGCGCCCATGACATGCCCCAGACGCTCCATGAACACGTTGATCCGACGATATCCAAAGCGCGGATACGTCGCAGCCAGGTCTGTCATAGCCGCCATCAGCGGCTTGTCCCGGGCTTCCAGCCGTGACTCGTAGTGGAGCGACGACCGGGAAGTGGATAACAGCGCACACGCCCTGCGTTGTGAAAGTCCGCGACTCCTGGCGTATGCCACCTGGAGGCGTCGGGCGGGTGCGCCTACCACTTTTTTGCGGCGATCTCCTTCATGACCTCGATTTCGAGGTCCCGTTCCGC is a window of Desulfomicrobium macestii DNA encoding:
- a CDS encoding IS3-like element ISDba1 family transposase (programmed frameshift), whose product is MKKGRFSEEQMVGILREADRSPVAQVAKKHGISEQTIYTWRQRFAGMSADDVKRLRLLEQENTRLKKILAERDLEIEVMKEIAGKKVVGAPARRLQVAYARSRGLSQRRACALLSTSRSSLHYESRLEARDKPLMAAMTDLAATYPRFGYRRINVFMERLGHVMGADKAFRLWSKAGLQVPRKRPRKRVAASRPRPQLPMGANELWAYDFVYDACANGQQIKCLTVVDEYTRECLAIDVAGSIRSGRVIEVLSRLISERGAPLSLRSDNGPEFVSKALLRWAAQESLDLALIEPGKPWQNGLNESFNGKFRDECLSMEWFRCRSEARVVIEEWRRHYNSIRPHSSLNNMTPEHFCRQYGKNLNRGETLKN